Genomic DNA from Myxococcales bacterium:
TCAAGCTGCAAGACCTGGCGATGGCGGTGCGGCAGCTCGCCACCCTGACCGGCGCCGGCATTCCGCTGGTGTCGGCGCTCGGCGCCCTGAGCAATCAGGTTGAAGACGTGGTGCTGAAAAAGGCGCTCAGCCAGGTGCGGGAAAAGGTCAACGAAGGTTCCGGTTTCGCCAACGCGCTCAAGGACTTCCCGAAAATCTTCTCGCCGTTGTTCATCAACATGGTCAACGCCGGCGAAAATTCCGGCACGCTCGACCTCGTGCTGGGGCGGCTGGCCGACTTCACCGAATCCCAGGTCGAGATGCGCAACCGCATCCGCTCGGCGATGGTCTACCCCATCATGATGGCGATCATCGGTTCGGGCATCGTGGCCTACCTGGTCGCGTTCGTCATTCCGAAAATCAGTTTGATCTTCGAAGGCATGCACAAGGCGCTGCCGGCGGTGACCCTGGCCCTGCTGGGCTTCAGCCACTTCCTCGGCAGCTACTGGTACCTGATCCTGATCTTCCTGGGCGGGGTGACCTACCTCTTTCGACGCTGGAAAGCGACCGAGAAGGGCCATTTGCGCTTCGACCAGTTCATGCTGAAGGTGCCGATTTTCGGCGTCCTGGTGCTGAAAATCGCCGTCAGCCGCTTCACGCGCACCCTGGCCACGCTGCTGAAATCCGGCGTGCCGATCATGTCCGCCATGGAAATCGTCAAGAACGTCGTCGCCAACAAGGTGCTCGAGAAGGCGATCGAAACGGCGCGCGAAAACGTGAAGGAAGGCGAGGCGATCGGCAAGCCGCTCGAACGCAGCGGCGTGTTTCCGCCCGTGGTCATCCACATGATCACCGTCGGCGAACAGACGGGCGAGCTGGAAAACATGCTGTTCCGCGTGGCCGACGCCTACGACAGCGAAGTGCAGACGACCATCAACGGGCTGACCTCGATTTTCGAGCCGATCATGCTGCTGGTCATGGCCGGCTTCGTCGGCTTTACGGTCATTGCCATCATGCTGCCCATCATGGATATGACCTCCGGTTTGCATTGAACCGCTTGCCAAAGGAGAGCGAAGGATGAAAAAGAATACTCGGGATCGGGCGAGGCGCGACGTTGGGCGCGCGGTACGCGACAGTCGGGGCTTTACGCTACTCGAGGTCATGGTGGTGATCATCATCATCGGCACCATCGCGGGCCTGGTCGGCGTGAACGTGCTCAACCGGTTGGAGGAAAGCAAGATTCGCGCGGCGAAGATCCAGTTGGAAACCCTGCGCGACGCGCTGGACATGTTCAAGATGGACAACGGCTTCTACCCGGACACCGGCCAGGGCCTCAATGCCCTGGTGGCGCCGCCGGAAGGCGGCCGGACGGCCAACGGCTACCGTCCCGGCGGGTACCTGCGCGACAGCAAGGTGCCGTTCGATCCGTGGGGCCTGCCCTACAACTACATCTGCGACGACGGCTGGACCTTCCAGACCTGGTCGAGCGGCCCCGACGGCCGGCCGGGCACCGAAGACGACATCTTCCCGGGGTCGTAACACGATCATGCGCCAGCGCTCCGCCGGTTTCACGCTCCTGGAAATCATGGTGGTGATCATCATCATCGGCACGGTGATGGCGATCGCCATCCCGAAAATGAACGACCTGTTCGAGGTCAACCTGAAGAGCACGATCCGGAAACTGGCGGGCGCGATCCAATTCTGCTTCAACGAATCGGTCATCAAGCAAACGCCCCTGCGGCTGAACTTCGACCTGGTGACGGGCGAATACTGGCTGTCCTACCTGGCCGTCAACGGGCAGACCGGCGAGTTCGTCGACGCCCCCAACGAAATCATCGAACACGAACAACTGCCCAGCGGCGTCTTCATCAAGGACATGGCCACGCCGCACAGCCCGGAAAAGCGCACCGAAGGCGTCGACTTCATCTCGTTCTACCCGACCGGCTTCGCCGAAAAGGCCGTGTTGCACCTGGCCAGCCGCGACGGCCGCGTCTTCACCCTGGTCGTCAAGTCGATGACCGGCCGCTTGACGGTTTACGACCGTGAAATCGACTTCGTCGATCTCGGCCCGCAGGTGGGCGGCACCTCCTCCGAAGGCGACATGGGGCTATGAACCACCGACACCGCCGGCGGCGCGCGCGCGGCTTCACGCTCCTCGAGGTGATGGTGGCCATGGCCATCCTCGCCACGACCATGGTCGTGCTGCTCGAAAACCACGGCTCGTCGCTGCGCCTCTCGGAACGCAGCCGCAACGTCTCCATCGCCATCAATCTCG
This window encodes:
- a CDS encoding prepilin-type N-terminal cleavage/methylation domain-containing protein — translated: MRQRSAGFTLLEIMVVIIIIGTVMAIAIPKMNDLFEVNLKSTIRKLAGAIQFCFNESVIKQTPLRLNFDLVTGEYWLSYLAVNGQTGEFVDAPNEIIEHEQLPSGVFIKDMATPHSPEKRTEGVDFISFYPTGFAEKAVLHLASRDGRVFTLVVKSMTGRLTVYDREIDFVDLGPQVGGTSSEGDMGL
- the gspF gene encoding type II secretion system inner membrane protein GspF, which encodes MPVYSYTALNSKGKSVKGILDAENAKAAKAKLRQDSLFPTDIREVSEEKAMRGKGLSMEIDFKAMRGKVKLQDLAMAVRQLATLTGAGIPLVSALGALSNQVEDVVLKKALSQVREKVNEGSGFANALKDFPKIFSPLFINMVNAGENSGTLDLVLGRLADFTESQVEMRNRIRSAMVYPIMMAIIGSGIVAYLVAFVIPKISLIFEGMHKALPAVTLALLGFSHFLGSYWYLILIFLGGVTYLFRRWKATEKGHLRFDQFMLKVPIFGVLVLKIAVSRFTRTLATLLKSGVPIMSAMEIVKNVVANKVLEKAIETARENVKEGEAIGKPLERSGVFPPVVIHMITVGEQTGELENMLFRVADAYDSEVQTTINGLTSIFEPIMLLVMAGFVGFTVIAIMLPIMDMTSGLH
- the gspG gene encoding type II secretion system major pseudopilin GspG is translated as MKKNTRDRARRDVGRAVRDSRGFTLLEVMVVIIIIGTIAGLVGVNVLNRLEESKIRAAKIQLETLRDALDMFKMDNGFYPDTGQGLNALVAPPEGGRTANGYRPGGYLRDSKVPFDPWGLPYNYICDDGWTFQTWSSGPDGRPGTEDDIFPGS